Genomic segment of Pseudomonas sp. CCI4.2:
CGCGTTCAAGCGCGGCCCGATGATGAAACCCAGGTCGGTGGAAGTAATGCGTGAAGCTTCCCGGCGGGCGACGTCGAGAATTGCTTTGAGCCCCGGCCGTGCACGACCGGCACGAATCCGTAGCAAACCTTGATGTACCAGAATGCGATTGTTGGCGTCCAACGGCACGACGTCAGCAACGCTGCCCAACGCGACCAAATCCAGCAGTTCACCGAGATTTGGCTGGGTCTGTTGGTTGGCCTCGAAATAACCGCTGTCGCGCAAGCGGGCGCGCAGGGCCATCAACACGTAGAAGATAACGCCTACGCCCGCCAGGGCTTTGCTGGGAAATTCACAACCGGGCTGATTCGGGTTGACGATGGCATCGGCGGCGGGCAGCTCATGGCCGGGCAAGTGGTGATCGGTGACCAGCACCGTCAAACCCGCCGCCTTGGCCGCCGCCACGCCTTCGACGCTGGAAATGCCGTTGTCCACTGTGATCAACAAGTGCGGCTGACGTTGCAGCGCGACCGCGACGATTTCCGGGGTCAGGCCGTAACCGTATTCAAACCGATTAGGCACCAGGTAATCGACATGGGCCGCGCCGAACAGACGCAGGCCCAACACGCCAACGGTGCTGGCAGTTGCCCCGTCAGCGTCGAAATCGCCGACGATCAGAATGCGCTGGCGCTCTTTCAGCGCGATGACCAGCAGATCGACCGCTGCATCAATACCCTTGAGTTGCTGGTACGGAATCAGCCGCGCCAGGCTCTTGTCCAGCTCCGCCTCGGACACCACGCCGCGTGCGGCATATAGACGCGTCAACAAGGGGGGTAAGTCGCCAAGAAACGGCAAAGTGTCAGGCAACTGGCGAGCTTCGATACGCATTCGGTTTCCGCTGGTATTTTTATCGTTTGGCCACGTTGGCCGTGTAGTCAGAGACGACGAAAATCAGTCGCGCTCTCCGGTGAGCCACTGCAGCTGAACCTCATGCTGGCCGCGGTCGTCAGTGACGAAAATCGTCCCTTCGCTGATCATTACGTCCCACTTGATAACCCGTGGCATGTTCTTGGCCAAGACTTCCAGAATGTCTTGCGGTACGGCGGCGATATTGACGTTTTTCAAGTTCTTCGCGACGGGAATAACCTTGGTTTCCCAAACACGCAGGCTGCCATAGGCCAACAAACTGGTACGTTCGGTTCGCCGCGACGACCAGGTGAGACGATCCGCATCTGGCTGACCGACTTCAATCCAGTGTAAAACACGGTCGTCGAGGCTTTTTTCCCACAGCGCAGGTTCGTCTACTTCTGACAGACCACGCCCAAACGATAGGTGCTCGTTGTACCAGAAAGCGTACGCGAGCAATCGCACGGTCATACGTTCTTCAGTTTCGGAAGGGTGCCGCGCGATGGTCTGTTTGACGCTCTCATACACTCCACGATCAAGGTCGGTGAGGTTAAGTTCGAATTTGTAGGTCGTGGACGGCTGGGCCATGAACGGACTTCTAGGTACGGGGAAAGACGACAAGTCTAACCGATGCAAACCTGTTCAACGACGGCGATGGTCCGGCAACGGTTTGATAAAGCCTTTATTTATGAGCCTGTGGGGCAGCGTTCGGCTGACATATGGCTGAAGGCGGCCTTGACTTGAGGTACGATTCTGATTTGGCGAGCAAGACGTCATCTATATGGCGCTATAATTCAGTCACTTTTTTGCGGATGGAATCATTGATGGCCTACCGCTTCCTGCTACCTGCCAAATCCAGCGCGAAACTCGCACTGATCACGCTGACGTTTCTATGCATCCCGCGCGTCGGTATGGCCAAAGACACCCTGATGTGGCTACTGCGAGACTTTCCGCCCCTCACCATTAACTCCGGCCCGCAGAAGGGGCAAGGCGCCATTGATAAGCTGATGCCATTGCTGATCGCCGGGATGCCTGAGTACGATCATCTGCTGCTGCATGTCAACCGCGCCCGGGGCCTGCAGATGCTCGGTGAAGCGACGTTTACCTGTGACCCAACGTTGCTCTGGACCGCCGAGCGCGCCAAGACCATTATTTTTTCAATTCCAACCTATGCGGTGATCAGTAACGGCATGGTGATTCGCCGCGATGACATCTCACGCTTTAGCCCTTTTATCAAGAACGGCCAGGTTGATCTTGAGGCGGTGTTGGCAAGTCGAGAAATCAAGCTCGGTATCGTTGCAGAGCGCAGCTATGGTCCGGTGATCGATCAAATACTTCGGACCACTTCAGTTGATGAGGTCAGTCGGCATTATGGCAATGATGCGGTCGGCAGCCTGTTGCAGATGGAGCGCGTGGGGCGATTGCACGCTTTAATCAGTTATTGGCCCGAGGCGCGCTTTCTCGCAACACAGCAGAACATCGACCCCAACGACCTTGCGTTCTATCCGGTCATGGGCACGGCCAAATATCAGTTCGCCCACGTCGGCTGTTCGGACACAACCCAAGGGCGCGAAGCCATGGAAATCATCAACCGCCAGATGCGAGTGCTGCGTCGAACCAAACTCATCGACCTCTACGCTGAGCAGCTAGACCCTCAGTCTCGCGTTGAGTATCTGGAGGATGCCAAGGCGTTTTTTGAAAGCCCGTAGCTGAGTTGACGGTGCGCTGTCGCGCAGCAAACTGAGTGGCACGTTGTGTTGTTTGAGGTTGCAGCGTGTCAAGACTGAAGCCTTCCCGAATAAATTCGGTCCCACGGTGTTGACGTTGCACACATTTGCGCAGGAGCTGTCGAAACTGCGACAAGGTCCGAAAGACCTTCGCCAACAAGACAGTATCTACAGATTGCCGGTCAAATCGAAGGCAAAAGAAACCCCGAGCAGTGGGGTACTTACTCGGGGCAAACCGTGGTCCCTCAGGACCAGTACAGCAGACGCCAATCACCGGAGCACAATGCTTGAGCTGCTGTAATTAATCAGAGCACCGAATGCGAGAAAGGTTCCCGAGCAATCAATTAAAAGCCTGGAATGAGGTAAACACTTGGGTGTGAGTCGCATGGCGCATGGCTGCAATGACGCAAGGTTCAATTCGGCCCTCGGCGATCAACAGGTCTCGGTGAAAACCATCCACCACATCAGTGAGCTGGCGCTTATCACGCAGCTGCGCGACGCAGAGCATGCGTTCGATCACAATCGCGCCCGCCGCATTCCTCAAAGTGACGACCCGTTCACCATTAGCGCCCACCGGGCCCAAGGTTGCCTGATAAGGTGTCAGGGCTTCACTTAGCAGTAAGCTGATATTTTCCATCTAGTCACCACTTGGCAGATTGAATGCAAGGTACTTATTAATGACCCTCCGCCTGATGAGAAAGTTCTTCTCGCCTGACCGAGGTGGTTGGCGCAACCAGACGCCAGAGCATGCCTGCCTAAGATGACAGAAAAAAACAACGGTAATTGTCCCGCTTGAAGGAACCTGATTTTGAACGCCGCTACTGCTAAACCGTTGCGCGTCATTCTGGCCGACGACCACCCTATTTTCCTGATCGGGCTAAGGGTTGTGCTTGAGCAACACAGCAATGCCACTGTAATCGCCGAGGCTGGCTCTCCATCGGCGCTTGCCGAGGCCCTGAAAAACCACCCCTGCGATGTGCTGGTGACTGATTTCATGATGCCCGTTGATGTGCAAAACGACGGGTTGCGATTGCTGGAGCGAGTTCGCCGCGATTACCCACAGCTGCCCATCGTCGTCGTCACCATGCTCAACAATGCGGGGCTGTTTCGTTCGATTCTGGCGTTAGGTGTTACGGCGCTGTTGAGTAAAGCCAGCCTGGCGGGTGAGTTGCCGGCGGCGATTGAATGCCTCCATCAAGGCAAGCAGTACATAGCGGATTCAGTGGCCAGAAAACTGCTTGAGGCCGGTGATTATGGTTCAGAGACGTTGATCGCTCATGAACATCTCTCCCCCAAGGAGTCCGAAGTGCTCCGTCTGCTGGGCGCCGGTCGTTCTGTGGGGGAGATTGCCGCGCAACTAAGCCGCAGCAATAAAACCGTAAGCGCACAGAAAGTCAGCGCCATGCGTAAATTAGGGCTGAGTAATGATGCTGGCTTGTTTATTTATTTGCAGGAGCATGGGCTGACCTGAGACCAACGTTGGAACGCGCTGCCATCCAGCTCAACAGGTCGGTCTCGCTCATCGGTTTGGCAATTAAATACCCCTGCACAGACGGCTGGCCCAACGCCTTGACCGCCTCATAGTCACAAGCGGTCTCCACGCCTTCTACCACCACCTGCATTTCCATCTCACGCGCCATCACCCAGGCACCCGCCACCACGGCGGCTTTGCGGGCATCGTCGGCCATGCCTCGGACGAATTCGGCCGGAATCTTCAACTCGGAAAAGGGCAATTGCAGCAGGCGCTGAATATTCGATGCGCCTGTGCCGAAATCATCGATCGACAATGTGCAGCCACGCATGCGCAAACGCAGCAAACCTTCCAGTTGCGCGGTGGTGGTTTGCAGCGCCGAGCGCTCGATGACTTCAAGGGTCAGGACGTTTGCTGGCAGTTCAAATCGCGCAAGGAGCGCCCCGACGCCCTCTACGAAGTCTTCTTCATTGAACATTTCCGGAACAATATTCACCGCAACCGGTAACGCGCTGCCACTTGCCTGCATCACCTCGGACGATAATTTCAACGCTAACTCGAGCATGCGCCAAGTCAGCGGCACGATTAACCCGGCATCCTCAACAGCGGCCATGAAGCCGCCCGGTGACAATAAACCGTGACGAGGATGCTGCCAGCGAGCTAACGCTTCGACGCCGAGTAAATCACCACCAATGCTGACTTTGGGTTGGTAATGGGCAATCCACTGCTCGGTAATGTCCGCTTCGTCCATGCGCTGTCCGGGCGCCAGCGGGTGAAGCTCTTCCAACGAAAACACTGCGCAATCAGCCAACAAGGGGCGCTGTTCGAGATCCGGCCGACCGGCGCAATAAGCCTCCAACAACTCACGAATCACCAAGGCAGACGCCGGCTTTTGCACACAGCCCAACACCCACATGCCCTGCTGTCGCGCCAGATAGGCGGCGCCGTCGAGCACGCTTCTGTCGCTGCTGCTGAGGATGATGATCGCCCGGGCCCGCTGACCTTCGGCGAGGTATCGAATCATCTCGAGCCCGTCCGGACCCTCCATTTGCAAATCACAGATAGCAATATCGACATCACCGCGATTAGCCAATGATTGCCGCGCATCAGCGACGCTGTGGGCGGTCATGACATTGAACACCTGATTGGCGTTGAACATCTGATGCAGCGCCATGAGTTGAAATGCATTGTCTTCAAGTATCAAAACGTTAAGTGAGCGCACGGTTTCGCCTCCCGGATCGGAGCAGTTTTAGCCAACGGTCTCTGTACTTTAAAGTCCAAGACATCTGTCCCCAATAAGACGCGTCCTAAACTGGAGGCGCCAAGTGGCGTTGGATATCCGTGCGCAACTGGTCGATGGCCCCACTTAATGTTTGCCATTGCGAGGCGAGCGCCGTGCCGTTTTGCTCGCCCACGCTGCTGTCGAGACTGGCGCACGCCTTGGCCAGCGGAACGGCGTCAATCAGGCATGCCACACCCTTCAAACGGTGCAGTGAGGCACTCAGCGCTTTCCAATCCTGCGTAACAATGGCGGGCGCAAAGACCTCAACCTCCTGCTGCAAGTTTTTCCAAAGCTCTGATAGCAGGTGCTGCATTTGTGCCGCGTTGGCTTGGGTCATTCTGCGCAGCGTATCAATATCAAAAGACTGCATCGGCGCAATATCGGCAAGCACCTGTGCCAGCCGGTTGAGGGGCACGGGCTTGATTAACAGTTGACTCATGCCTGCCTGCTCACAGCGTTCACGCTCGCCACTCATGGCGTTGGCGGTATAGCCAATGATCGGACAGGGCTGAAGTTGCTCCTCCACCTCAATCTGTCGAATGCGTTCAGCAAACGCATAACCACTCATTCCCGGCATGTTGCAGTCGGTGAAGACCGCATCGAATGCTTCGTCTCGCCATAGTGTCAGGGCCGCTTGCGCATCGCCGGTGGACACCACCTCATGACCGAGAAATCTCAACTGCTGTGTCAGTACCAGACGGTTCGCAGACAAGTCATCAACCACCAGCACCCGAGTCGAGCGGCTGATGGCGCGAAGTTCATCGGCGGTGGCGGCCTGATCGTGGGTTTTAATGACTCGAACCAAGGGCAGCTCGACTGTCACGCAGGTACCCACCCCCAGCGAGCTTTCAAGACTGACGTGGCCGCCCATTAATTCAACCAGTTGCTTGCAGATACTCAAACCGAGGCCGGAGCCGCCGTATTTGGCAGCCGTATCGTCAGCGGCTTGGGCGAATGGCTGAAACAACTGAGATTGCCGCGCGGCGTCGATCCCCACACCGCTGTCTTTGACGCTGATCAGCAGACAGGGCCGCTGGGACACACCCGATGTGTTGACACTGACCACGACTGAGCCTTCTTGGGTGAACTTCAAGGCATTGCTCAGTAGGTTATGCATGACCTGCCTCAAACGCAGAGGGTCGAGCCAACAATCTCCCTCGGCCTGTTCGGAAAATGCCAACCGCACATCGAGCCCCTTGTCACACGCGCTGGCTTTGAACAGCCGACAAATGCCATCGAAAAACGGCCGCAACGAGGTCACTGCTAATGCCAGCTGCATGCTGCCAGCTTCAATTTTGCTCAGGTCCAAACTGTCACCGATCAGCTCAATCAGCTCTCCTGCGGACCGATAGGCAACCTCCAGACCTTGAGAAGGTGTTTCGCCGCGCAGCAATGTCGCCTCTCGTTCGAGTTCGAGCAAACCGATGATCGCCCCCATCGGCGTGCGGATCTCATGACTCATGGTTGTCAGAAAAGCACTTTTGGCTTCATTGGCCTGCTCTGCCAGTTGCCGAGCTTCGGTGAGCTGGGCTTCCAGCCGTTTGCGCTCGGTGATATCAATCCAGCCACCCAACAAACCCTGCAACTGACCGTCAGCACGGTAAAACGGCACGGTCCATTGGTACGCATCGATCAAGCGTCCGAACAATTCCATCCGCCGATCAGCAAACACCGGCTGCTGGCTTTCCAGCAATTTCAGGTAGTCGCCGTGCATCTGTTCGGCGCTCATGCGCGGTATTAGCTCAATATCAATCAGGCGTCGCCCGCTCATTTGCTCGAAGCTGATACCAAAACTTTCCTCATAGCTGCGGTTGCACGAAATCAAACATCCGCCGAGGTCGCGGACGTAGATCGGATTGGGAATGCCATCGAGCAAGGCCCGCTTGAATGCCAACTGATCACTGAGTTGCTCCTCTGCCTTGAGCCGCTGCTGGATCTGCACTTTCAAGCGGCCGCTCCAGACCAGGGAGATCAGGCCGACTATCAGTGCCACGGCGAGGGCCCAGTAGACCCAACCCGGAATACGCTGCCAAACCGGTGGCTGCACGGCCACCGAGCCCAACCATTTCAAGCGAATAGCGCGCATCTCCGCCACCGGAAACTCTTCCAGCGCCTTATTCAAAATACTGAGCAGTTCGGGCTCACTCTGTACCACTGAAAAACGATCGGATGACCACTGGCCTTCAACGTTACGGCCGACCTTTAGCGCGTCGAGCGGAGGCAGATTAGCCCCGGCCTCGCTTTGGATCGTGGCATCCGCCTGACCGTCTTTAACCATCCTCCGAGCTTGTTCGTAGGTGTCGACAGACAGGATGCGAATGTCCGGGTAGTTTCGACGAACATAGTCCTCCAGCGCATGCCTGGCAGGCAGCGCGAGGGTGCGCCCGGATAAGGTTTTGAGGCTGACAGGAGACGTTTCGCTCTCACGCGAGACAAACACCCAACTGCTGCCTCCAAACGAGTACGTGAAATCGAGAAAGCGTTCGCGTTCGTTGTTTTCAGCCAAGGTCGTGCTCATATCGGCCTGGCCGCTTCGCAGCAACTTGATGCTTTCCTCGGTGGAGGTCACTTCTTTATGCACGAACTTCAAACCCGTCATGCGTGAAATCCGCTCCAGCATGTCCACGTTCAGGCCGACCCAATGGTCGTTTGAGTCTTTGTAGAGGTATGGCGGGTGTTGCCCCGACACGACCGTGACTTGCGGGTGCTTGCGAACCCAGCCTTGTTCGGCAGTACTCACCTTGATGCGCTGGCGGGCAACGTCCGATCCCAGGCCCGTTGTCCAGCGCCCAAGCACTTCACGCCGAACCGAGTCATCGATGCTCGCGAGCGCGAGGTTGATCATCGCCACCAGAGCACCGTCTTGCGAACGAGCAGCGAATGAAAATCCTATGGGCGGCAACGCACTTTCGGACTTGATCTGCAGCCCCATGTAGGGCCGCAGCGCCATGTAGGCACGCACGATGACTTCGTTGCCAATAAAAGCATCGACCTCGCCCTGGTTCAGGGCTTCAAGGGCGCTAAACAGGTTGGGAGCGAGAATCACCTCGCTGCCTGGATAGACCCGATGAACCACCTCGGCATCGGCGTAACCATCGAGCAGGACGATTTTCTTGCCTTTCAACCCTGATGGCAGGGTTGCGTCTTTGCCGCGCCCAACGATAACGGAGCGGTCCGGAAGGTAATCAACAGAAAACGCCAGCGCCTTTTCCCCACGCTCAAAGCCATTGGCCGTTGTAAGAATATCGACAGTGCCGTTGCGTAACGCCTCAACAGCTTCATTGCGCTGGGCGAAACCCACGACCTCAATGGGCACCGAGAGCTTACTGCCGATCAGACTCAGGTAATCAGCACTGATGCCTTGATAACGATTGCGATCGCTGGTGATGTCGATCGGCTCGTAGTCGGCGATCGAGATGCCAACACGCAACTTCTGGCGTTGATCCAGCCATTGCCGGTCTGGTGGATTGAGGGGCAGCGGCGTCAGGCTGACAAAGGGAGGGACGAGTCTGAACGGTAGGCTATTGGCGGCGAACACCATCTGACTTATACATAACAGCAACAGCAGCAGGGCTGTGTGAAAAACGCTTTTTATAGGGACACTCGTATGGTGCATGTTGACTTCCTTCACCGCTATTCCATTCCATATGGATCCAATACCTCACGAGTGTGGCACGCGGAAATGAGAAAGCCCGCCAAATGGCGGGCCTTATGTTGTTACACGACGATACCGTTAAAGCGGTTTTCCGCGATTCCCATGCTGGCTGACAAAGGCCTGGATGGCTTTCAAGTCGTTTGGCAGGACAGTGCACTTTTCGTCACGCTCAAACAAATCAGATAAATGTGCAGGTAGCTCAAGCGCTTTTCCTACACCGGCTTTATCGACTGCTTCCGGGAATTTAACCGGATGTGCGGTCCCCAGAATCACCATCGGGATGTCCAGACTGCGACGACAATCGCGGGCAGCTTTGACACCGATCGCCGTGTGCGGATCAAGCACTTCGCCTGTGCTTGCGAACACCTCGGCGATGGTTTCACAGGTTTCTTCATCGCTGACTGCCAGCGAATCGAACAGCTTGCGCGTTTCGGTCCAGCGCTCGGCATCGACACTGAAAGCGCCGCTCTGCTTGAACGTTTCCATTAAGCCCGCGATGGCTGCGCCGTTACGTCCGTGCATATCGAACAGCAAGCGTTCAAAGTTCGACGAAACCATGATGTCCATGGACGGCGACAAGGTCGCGTGCAGTGTTTCCTTGGTGTACTGGTTGCCGCTCATGAAGCGGTGCAGGATGTCATTGCGGTTAGTGGCGACGATCAATTGGCTGATCGGCAAGCCCATGTTGCGCGCCAGATAACCCGCAAAAATATCGCCGAAGTTACCGGTTGGCACCGAGAACGCCACCGACCGCGCCGGACCGCCAAGCTGCAGGGCTGCGTGAAAGTAGTAGACGATCTGGGCCATTATCCGCGCCCAATTGATCGAGTTGACCGCAACCAGGCGCGTCCCCTTCAGGAAGTCCTGGTCGGCGAAGCTGGCCTTGACCATTTCCTGGCAGTCATCGAAGTTGCCTTCGACGGCGATGTTGTGAATGTTCTCGCCCGCAATGGTGGTCATCTGCCGACGCTGAACTTCAGATACCCGGTTGTTCGGATGCAGGATGAAAATGTCGACGTTGTCGCAACGACGGCAACCTTCGATCGCCGCCGAGCCGGTATCGCCGGAAGTCGCACCAAGAATCACTACCCGCTCGCCACGCTTGGCCAGCACGTAGTCGAGCAAACGCCCGAGCAATTGCAGAGCAAAGTCCTTGAATGCCAGGGTCGGACCGTGGAACAACTCAAGCACCCACTCGTTGCCGTTCAGCGGGCGCAAAGGCGCAATACCGCTGTGGGCAAACACACCGTTTTCGCCCGACGAATAGGTTTCTTCGAGGATTTTTTTGAAATCGGCATCCGGAATACTGCCGGTGACGAACGGGCGCATCACCCGAAAAGCCAGCTCGTGATATGGCAGGCCCGCCCAGGACGCGATCTCTTCGTGGGTGAAACGCGGCAAGTTTTCCGGCACATACAGGCCGCCATCGCTGGCGAGACCCGTGAGCAACACGTCTTCGAAATTCAGCGCGGGCGCTTGGCCGCGGGTACTGATGTAGCGCATGGGGGCAACCTTCGGTTGGAGCTGCAAGCTTTAAGCTACAAGCTGCAAGTTAAAAGCGGCAGGGCTTCTACTTGCAGCTTGCGGCGTGAAACTTGCCGCGATGTTGATTTGCTTTTACTTGAAGCTTAAAGCTTGAAGCTTGTCTCTGATCGCTGCCTCAGTTCAAATGTTCGACGCGAATACGAACGACCGGTCCAACGACGTCCTGCAAGGCTTCCAGTGCTTCGATGGCATCGTTCATCCGTTGCTCCAGCACGCTGTGGGTCAACAGAATCATCGGCACCAGGCCGTCGTGTTCTTCGACTTCCTTCTGCATGATCGATTCGATGTTGATCCCGCGTTCCGACAGGATGCTCGCCACCTGCGCCAGGACGCCAGGGTGATCCTTGGCCTGTATGCGCAGGTAATAGGCGCTTTCACAGGCTTCGATCGGCAGAATCGGATGCGCGGACAACGAGTCTGGCTGGAAAGCCAGGTGCGGCACGCGGTTCTCCGGGTCGGAGGTCATGGCGCGAACCACGTCCACCAGATCAGCGATCACTGATGAAGCGGTAGGCTCCATGCCGGCGCCGGCGCCGTAGAACAAGGTCGAACCCGCAGCATCGCCATTGACCATCACGGCGTTCATCACGCCATTGACGTTAGCGATCAGACGGTCAGCAGGGATTAGCGTCGGGTGCACCCGCAACTCGATACCGGCGGCGGTGCTGCGTGCCACGCCCAAGTGCTTGATACGATAACCCAGCGCTTCGGCGTAGTTCACGTCCGCCGTGGTCAGCTTGGTGATGCCTTCGGTGTAAGCCTTGTCGAACTGCAACGGAATACCGAAAGCAATGGACGCAAGAATGGTCAGTTTGTGCGCAGCATCGATGCCTTCAACGTCGAAGGTCGGATCGGCTTCGGCGTAGCCCAGTGCCTGGGCTTGTGCCAGCACGTCTGGAAAGGTCCGGCCCTTCTCACGCATTTCGGTGAGGATAAAGTTACCGGTACCGTTAATGATCCCGGCCACCCAATTGATACGGTTGGCGGCAAGCCCTTCACGAATCGCCTTGATCACCGGAATACCGCCAGCCACTGCAGCTTCGAACGCAACGATCACGCCCATTTCCCGGGCTTTGGCGAAAATTTCGTTACCGTGGACAGCGATCAACGCTTTGTTGGCGGTCACAACGTGCTTGCCGTTTTCAATGGCTTTGAGCACCAGTTCGCGAGCAACGGTGTAGCCGCCGATCAGCTCGATAACGATGTCGATTTCAGGGTTAGT
This window contains:
- a CDS encoding homoserine dehydrogenase, whose product is MKPVKVGICGLGTVGAGTFNVLQRNAEEIARRAGRGIEVAQIGMRRPNPKCHIADTPTTADVFAVATNPEIDIVIELIGGYTVARELVLKAIENGKHVVTANKALIAVHGNEIFAKAREMGVIVAFEAAVAGGIPVIKAIREGLAANRINWVAGIINGTGNFILTEMREKGRTFPDVLAQAQALGYAEADPTFDVEGIDAAHKLTILASIAFGIPLQFDKAYTEGITKLTTADVNYAEALGYRIKHLGVARSTAAGIELRVHPTLIPADRLIANVNGVMNAVMVNGDAAGSTLFYGAGAGMEPTASSVIADLVDVVRAMTSDPENRVPHLAFQPDSLSAHPILPIEACESAYYLRIQAKDHPGVLAQVASILSERGINIESIMQKEVEEHDGLVPMILLTHSVLEQRMNDAIEALEALQDVVGPVVRIRVEHLN